In one window of Chryseobacterium sp. JV274 DNA:
- a CDS encoding alpha/beta hydrolase-fold protein — translation MRFELYTEEKDDRPVFITGNFNSWNPKDYNFQLQQTDPSNYFIEIEDQILAEEIDYKFTKGGWENVELDEYGNITPNRKVKKAAGKTSDTVKKWRLNWGPFKEEYYPIAEIISENFYIPQLDRHRKVWALLPYDYHTTDKRYPVLYLQDAQNLFNEGSGFGNWEIDKKLSILAEYGRGDLIIIAIEHGSEERIKEYIFDNDHVANGSEGKKYIRFIADTLKPFVDENYRTKKDRDNTGIGGSSLGALISIYSGFLYPEVYSKLLIFSPSLWVEPNNNFPMMNFRVPFKTKIYLYGGGQEGSKMVKRIHIFEEYLKRWEEKKLFDFEFKTNINPEGTHNEFYWSQEFPRAIEWLFYDNTENPVEVKPQQQSIKN, via the coding sequence ATGAGGTTTGAACTTTATACAGAAGAAAAAGACGACAGACCGGTATTTATCACCGGAAATTTCAACAGCTGGAATCCTAAAGATTACAATTTCCAGCTCCAACAAACAGATCCCTCCAATTATTTTATAGAAATTGAAGACCAGATACTTGCCGAAGAAATTGACTATAAATTCACAAAGGGAGGCTGGGAGAATGTGGAGCTGGATGAATATGGAAATATCACTCCCAACCGGAAAGTAAAAAAAGCAGCTGGCAAAACTTCGGATACTGTAAAAAAATGGAGATTAAACTGGGGACCGTTCAAAGAAGAATATTATCCCATTGCTGAAATAATTTCCGAAAATTTTTATATTCCGCAGCTTGACCGCCACCGTAAAGTTTGGGCACTGCTTCCCTACGATTATCACACAACGGATAAGCGATATCCTGTTTTATATCTTCAGGATGCCCAGAACTTATTCAATGAAGGAAGCGGCTTCGGAAACTGGGAAATTGATAAGAAGCTGTCTATCCTTGCAGAATATGGCCGTGGTGACCTTATCATCATTGCTATAGAACATGGCAGCGAGGAAAGAATTAAAGAATATATTTTCGATAATGATCATGTAGCCAATGGTTCTGAGGGAAAAAAATACATCCGTTTTATTGCAGATACTTTAAAACCTTTTGTGGATGAAAATTACAGAACAAAAAAAGACCGTGACAATACCGGAATTGGGGGCAGCTCATTAGGGGCGCTCATCAGTATATACAGCGGATTTCTTTATCCTGAAGTGTATTCCAAATTATTGATATTCTCTCCTTCACTGTGGGTTGAGCCCAATAACAATTTCCCGATGATGAATTTCCGGGTTCCTTTTAAAACAAAAATTTATCTTTATGGAGGCGGTCAGGAAGGATCTAAAATGGTCAAAAGGATTCATATTTTTGAAGAATATCTGAAAAGATGGGAAGAGAAAAAGCTGTTTGATTTTGAGTTCAAGACCAATATCAATCCTGAGGGCACTCATAATGAATTTTACTGGTCACAGGAGTTTCCAAGGGCCATTGAATGGCTATTCTACGACAATACTGAAAACCCTGTAGAAGTAAAACCACAACAACAAAGCATTAAAAACTAA
- the glgB gene encoding 1,4-alpha-glucan branching protein GlgB, with amino-acid sequence MNSVKTYTLFTDHDVYLFKEGRHYKLYGKFGAHSAEKDGVKGVYFSVWAPNAKKVSVIGNFNNWNHKDHILFPRWDGSGIWEGFIEGLTWGTLYKYAIETPRGEILEKSDPYAVSWEQNIQAASLVSTTWYEWNDKEWMDSRWEKNRLEAPISVYELHLGSWVREGDNPGQFLNYRDIAEKLVPYIREMGFTHVEFMPVMEYPYDPSWGYQITGFYAATSRFGSPQDLMFLIDELHKNNIGVILDWVPSHFPGDANGLHRFDGSYLYEHEDPRKGFHPDWKSHIFNYGRNEVKSFLISNAMFWLDRYHADGLRVDAVTSMLHLDYSRNEGEWEPNIYGTNVNLEAKTFLQEFNTAVYKEFGNNIMTIAEESSDFPMLTKPVHDGGVGFGMKWMMGWMHDTLDYFKEDFPNRKFHHHKLTFASMYMYNENYMMPLSHDEVVHGKASLIYKMKGDEWQKFANLRALYVYMYTHPGAKLLFMGDEFGQTSEWNFTRSLDWHLLKYPVHKGMQEIVKELNHLYTSDSAFYENQFDKHGFEWVEADDLENSVYIYLRKGKRKDDVAMVALNLAPKVLDYKIGIPAGTHWEVVLNSDDEKYSGSGVEPEILEEKHEEWRGYPKSMTVKLPPLAGIILRQKKDKKYKLHRIKHKR; translated from the coding sequence ATGAATTCTGTTAAAACCTACACGCTTTTCACCGATCATGATGTGTATCTTTTCAAAGAAGGTAGACATTATAAGCTGTATGGTAAATTTGGAGCACATTCTGCTGAAAAAGATGGCGTGAAGGGCGTGTACTTTTCAGTGTGGGCACCCAATGCAAAGAAAGTTTCCGTTATTGGAAATTTTAATAACTGGAATCATAAAGATCACATTTTGTTTCCAAGATGGGACGGATCTGGAATTTGGGAAGGATTTATTGAAGGCTTAACCTGGGGAACATTATATAAATATGCCATTGAAACACCAAGAGGCGAGATTCTGGAAAAAAGCGATCCTTATGCGGTAAGCTGGGAACAGAATATTCAGGCAGCTTCTTTGGTTTCCACCACCTGGTATGAATGGAATGACAAGGAATGGATGGATAGCCGCTGGGAAAAAAACAGGCTGGAAGCTCCTATATCAGTGTATGAACTGCACCTTGGCTCATGGGTGAGGGAAGGTGATAATCCTGGACAGTTTTTAAATTACCGGGATATTGCAGAAAAGCTGGTCCCTTATATCAGAGAAATGGGGTTTACCCACGTAGAGTTCATGCCTGTAATGGAGTATCCGTACGATCCAAGCTGGGGATATCAGATTACCGGTTTTTACGCGGCGACTTCACGCTTCGGTTCACCACAGGATCTGATGTTTCTCATTGATGAACTTCATAAAAATAATATAGGCGTTATTCTGGATTGGGTTCCGTCTCATTTTCCCGGAGATGCTAATGGTCTTCACCGCTTCGACGGTTCCTATCTTTATGAACATGAAGATCCGAGAAAAGGTTTTCATCCTGATTGGAAGTCACATATTTTCAACTACGGGAGAAATGAAGTGAAATCTTTTCTGATCTCTAATGCCATGTTCTGGCTGGACCGCTACCATGCTGATGGATTGCGTGTAGATGCCGTAACTTCAATGCTGCATCTGGATTATTCAAGAAATGAGGGCGAATGGGAACCGAACATCTATGGAACCAATGTAAATCTGGAAGCGAAAACATTTCTGCAGGAATTTAATACTGCAGTGTATAAGGAATTCGGAAATAATATAATGACCATAGCAGAGGAAAGCTCAGATTTTCCCATGCTTACAAAACCTGTTCATGACGGAGGTGTAGGCTTTGGAATGAAATGGATGATGGGCTGGATGCATGATACGCTGGATTATTTTAAAGAAGATTTTCCTAACCGTAAATTCCATCACCATAAACTGACGTTTGCTTCTATGTATATGTATAATGAAAATTATATGATGCCTTTGTCACACGATGAAGTGGTACACGGAAAAGCAAGTCTGATCTATAAAATGAAAGGGGACGAATGGCAGAAATTTGCCAATCTGCGGGCCTTATATGTATATATGTATACCCATCCCGGAGCCAAACTGCTTTTCATGGGGGATGAATTCGGGCAGACCAGTGAATGGAACTTTACCAGAAGCCTGGACTGGCATTTGCTGAAATATCCTGTTCATAAAGGAATGCAGGAAATCGTTAAGGAACTGAATCACCTGTATACATCAGACTCTGCCTTTTATGAAAACCAGTTTGATAAACATGGTTTTGAATGGGTAGAAGCAGATGATCTGGAAAACTCAGTGTATATATACCTGAGAAAAGGAAAACGGAAAGATGATGTGGCTATGGTAGCTTTGAACCTGGCACCAAAAGTACTGGATTATAAAATAGGGATTCCTGCAGGAACTCATTGGGAGGTTGTTTTAAATTCTGATGATGAAAAATACAGCGGAAGCGGAGTAGAACCTGAAATACTGGAAGAGAAGCATGAAGAATGGCGGGGATACCCGAAATCAATGACTGTAAAACTACCGCCCTTGGCAGGAATTATTTTAAGACAGAAGAAAGATAAAAAGTATAAATTACACAGAATTAAACACAAGAGATAA
- a CDS encoding acetyl-CoA carboxylase biotin carboxylase subunit family protein, with the protein MEKKTIVCISCYYKGYDFMDEMKNLGNKIILVTSENLKEKNWPWHAIDEVFYMPELKPSVWNLEHLIQGFSHLMKTRKVDAVVALDDYDVEKAALIRETFRIPGMGQTTHRYFRDKLAMRQKAKDSEISVPEFTPVFNDHEVNEFTDHVPAPWVLKPRSEASASGIKKITSKEQLYEALETLGEERHLFLLESFKPGDVYHVDSLTFNKKIVFTSASKYLAPPMQVSHEGGVFRSKTLGRYSEEFKALEEINARVLSNFGLINGATHTEFIQGKEDGKWYFLETSSRVGGAHIPDLVEASSGINIWREWAKIEDALLRRNDYSISPPTGYYSGLIVALIKDKEPDYSNFECEEVVKFLPIDYHVGIVYKSGDASIVQDRLDSAADMIHADMLNILPPKGNKLSS; encoded by the coding sequence ATGGAGAAGAAAACTATTGTGTGTATTTCGTGCTATTACAAAGGCTACGATTTTATGGACGAAATGAAGAATCTCGGCAATAAAATCATCTTAGTAACCTCAGAAAATCTTAAGGAAAAAAACTGGCCCTGGCATGCAATTGATGAGGTATTTTATATGCCGGAACTCAAGCCGTCTGTATGGAATCTGGAGCATCTGATTCAGGGATTTTCCCACCTGATGAAAACCAGAAAAGTAGATGCTGTAGTAGCATTGGATGATTATGACGTAGAAAAAGCGGCATTAATCAGGGAAACATTCCGTATTCCGGGAATGGGACAGACTACACACCGGTATTTCAGGGATAAACTGGCTATGCGCCAAAAAGCAAAAGATTCAGAGATCAGCGTTCCCGAATTTACACCTGTATTCAATGATCATGAAGTCAATGAATTTACAGACCATGTTCCTGCACCATGGGTACTGAAACCCCGCTCTGAAGCTTCAGCATCAGGAATCAAGAAAATAACTTCCAAGGAACAACTTTATGAGGCACTGGAGACACTGGGAGAAGAACGTCATCTTTTTTTACTGGAAAGTTTTAAGCCCGGAGACGTTTACCATGTGGACAGCCTTACTTTTAATAAAAAAATTGTATTTACTTCTGCCTCAAAATACCTTGCTCCTCCTATGCAGGTTTCCCATGAAGGCGGAGTATTCAGATCTAAGACTTTAGGAAGATATTCCGAGGAGTTTAAGGCATTGGAAGAAATTAATGCCCGAGTTCTTTCCAATTTCGGATTGATCAATGGTGCCACCCATACAGAATTTATCCAAGGAAAAGAAGATGGAAAATGGTATTTTCTTGAAACCTCATCAAGGGTTGGCGGTGCTCATATTCCGGACCTGGTAGAGGCCTCAAGCGGTATTAATATCTGGAGAGAATGGGCTAAAATTGAAGATGCACTTCTGAGAAGAAATGATTACAGTATTTCACCACCTACAGGATATTACTCAGGGCTTATTGTTGCGCTGATTAAAGATAAGGAACCGGATTACAGTAATTTTGAATGTGAAGAAGTTGTAAAATTCCTTCCGATAGATTATCATGTCGGGATTGTTTACAAATCCGGAGATGCCTCCATTGTGCAGGACAGACTGGATTCTGCTGCAGATATGATTCATGCAGATATGCTGAACATTCTGCCTCCAAAAGGCAACAAACTGAGTTCCTAA
- a CDS encoding glycogen synthase, giving the protein MVVYHLSTECYPVAKVGGLADVVGALPKYQNKIKGVEAKVVIPWYNKPFIYDHEFDLVFDGFIHQGINMLQVQVLKEKTNALGFELYMVRIPGLLDRDNPYGYQDESFQFMAFQHGVLHWLCAMEIRPDVLHCHDYHTGLVPFMVEHCREFEFLKGVKTIGTIHNGEYQGTMSWGMAHYMPSFDSYKWGLMDWNGFMNPLASMIKCADAFTTVSEGYLEELFISFRGLESLVRQEFGKAYGIINGIDTEVWNPETDPMLDFNFNSKNAVAQKKKNKQQLCKEYGLKPELPLFAFIGRFATEKGADFLPDVVWKSIKQSYGALNIMILGSGNTYIENKLKEYDYTYTNFALDLGYKEHLSHKIYASADFLLMPSRVEPCGLNQMYSMRYGTVPVVRYTGGLRDTVEDISTGGAGLNFTYPGVDDIVHAMNRALGIYNQKGVMEDLIHANMNFDFAWEKSAEKYIALYNS; this is encoded by the coding sequence ATGGTTGTTTATCATTTAAGTACAGAATGTTATCCTGTAGCAAAAGTAGGCGGTCTTGCGGATGTAGTAGGAGCGCTGCCAAAATATCAGAATAAAATAAAAGGAGTAGAAGCTAAAGTAGTAATACCATGGTACAACAAGCCCTTTATATATGATCATGAATTTGATTTGGTTTTTGATGGATTTATTCATCAGGGAATCAATATGCTGCAGGTTCAGGTGTTGAAAGAAAAGACAAACGCTCTGGGGTTTGAACTGTATATGGTGAGAATCCCCGGATTATTAGACAGAGACAATCCTTATGGATATCAGGACGAAAGTTTCCAGTTTATGGCCTTCCAGCATGGAGTGTTACACTGGCTGTGTGCCATGGAAATTCGTCCAGATGTTTTACATTGTCATGATTATCACACCGGACTGGTTCCCTTTATGGTAGAACACTGCCGGGAATTTGAATTTTTAAAAGGAGTGAAAACAATAGGAACTATCCACAACGGAGAATATCAGGGAACGATGAGCTGGGGGATGGCGCACTATATGCCGTCTTTTGATTCTTATAAATGGGGACTGATGGATTGGAACGGATTCATGAATCCTCTGGCCAGTATGATTAAATGTGCTGATGCCTTTACCACCGTTTCAGAAGGATATCTGGAAGAACTTTTTATAAGTTTCCGCGGATTGGAAAGCCTTGTTCGCCAGGAATTTGGAAAAGCATACGGAATTATCAATGGTATCGACACTGAAGTCTGGAATCCGGAAACCGATCCGATGCTGGACTTTAATTTTAACAGTAAAAATGCAGTTGCTCAAAAGAAGAAAAATAAACAACAACTCTGCAAAGAATACGGATTGAAGCCGGAACTGCCTTTATTTGCCTTTATTGGAAGGTTTGCTACAGAAAAAGGAGCCGATTTTTTACCGGATGTAGTATGGAAAAGCATTAAACAAAGTTACGGAGCTTTAAATATTATGATTCTCGGGTCTGGAAATACCTATATTGAGAATAAGTTAAAGGAATACGATTATACCTATACCAACTTTGCTCTGGATCTGGGATATAAAGAACATCTTTCCCATAAGATCTACGCATCGGCAGATTTCCTTCTGATGCCTTCAAGAGTAGAGCCTTGCGGATTGAATCAAATGTATTCCATGAGATACGGAACTGTTCCTGTAGTAAGATATACGGGAGGGCTCAGAGATACCGTAGAAGATATCTCAACCGGAGGTGCAGGGCTTAACTTTACTTATCCTGGCGTAGATGATATTGTACATGCGATGAACAGGGCGCTGGGCATTTATAACCAAAAAGGAGTGATGGAAGATCTTATTCATGCCAACATGAATTTTGACTTTGCATGGGAGAAATCTGCAGAAAAATACATAGCTTTATATAATAGCTGA
- a CDS encoding leucyl aminopeptidase family protein, whose product MKLINKKNKNYTQVFHVFTEEEWTKSSKNFNKNISTFFTGKKYEVFINAHEEGITYFIGLGKSTLQNFEIQQVAAKFSQTQKEKLQAVPTLALADFMNEKQFEEFVKGILAGTYNYPFDKKHVFWNVKFELHFENLSQKKLDHISQKTEALINGQTACQDWLNKPANLKKPDILSAYLKNLAKKHELKYTVFNRKKCEELGLGAYLSVNQGSAYDAAFTILEYKTTVKNAKTFGLVGKCILFDTGGISIKSSANLHYMKSDMGGATAVLGTLIYAAEMQLPVNIIAVLPITDNAVSEKALLPSDVITAYNGKTIEVLDTDAEGRLILADGLSYLSKNYKTDFLIDLATLTGSSVRMFGDTCAAMFSNNEELKNNLIKTGDQTNQRVWNLPLWDVWKDDIQSDVADMKNISLKPIGDCIIAAKFLEQFIENHPKWAHLDIAGVAFGNVGYAKEKAATGYGVQLLVDLIENYH is encoded by the coding sequence ATGAAACTAATTAATAAAAAAAACAAAAATTACACTCAGGTCTTCCACGTATTTACAGAGGAAGAATGGACAAAATCCAGTAAAAATTTCAATAAAAACATTTCTACTTTTTTTACGGGAAAGAAGTATGAAGTTTTCATTAATGCTCATGAAGAAGGAATTACCTATTTTATTGGATTAGGAAAATCTACGTTACAGAATTTCGAAATCCAGCAGGTTGCAGCAAAATTTTCACAAACACAGAAAGAAAAACTGCAGGCAGTGCCTACATTAGCTCTGGCAGATTTCATGAATGAAAAACAGTTTGAGGAATTTGTAAAAGGAATTTTAGCAGGAACGTACAACTATCCTTTCGATAAGAAACATGTTTTCTGGAATGTAAAATTTGAATTGCATTTTGAAAATTTAAGCCAGAAAAAACTAGATCATATCAGTCAAAAAACCGAAGCCCTTATTAACGGGCAGACTGCCTGTCAGGACTGGCTCAACAAACCTGCCAATCTTAAAAAACCGGATATTTTAAGTGCATATCTTAAAAATCTGGCAAAAAAACATGAGTTGAAGTACACCGTTTTCAACAGAAAGAAATGTGAAGAGCTTGGATTGGGTGCTTATCTATCGGTCAATCAGGGAAGTGCTTATGATGCTGCGTTCACTATTTTAGAATATAAAACTACGGTTAAAAATGCCAAGACTTTCGGATTGGTAGGAAAATGTATTTTGTTTGATACTGGAGGAATATCAATAAAAAGCTCTGCCAATCTGCATTATATGAAGTCTGATATGGGAGGTGCTACAGCTGTTTTGGGTACTTTAATTTATGCTGCAGAAATGCAGCTCCCTGTGAACATCATTGCTGTTCTTCCTATTACAGATAATGCTGTTTCTGAAAAAGCCCTGCTTCCGAGTGATGTGATCACAGCCTACAACGGAAAAACCATTGAAGTACTTGATACCGATGCCGAAGGCCGTTTAATCCTTGCAGACGGATTATCTTACCTTTCCAAAAACTACAAAACAGACTTTCTGATTGACCTGGCTACTTTAACAGGAAGCTCTGTACGCATGTTTGGAGATACCTGTGCCGCGATGTTCTCCAATAATGAGGAACTGAAAAATAATCTGATAAAAACCGGAGATCAAACCAATCAGAGAGTATGGAATCTTCCTTTATGGGATGTGTGGAAGGACGACATTCAGTCTGATGTAGCCGATATGAAAAACATCTCCTTAAAACCGATCGGAGACTGTATTATTGCAGCAAAATTCTTAGAGCAATTCATTGAAAACCATCCTAAATGGGCACATTTGGATATTGCAGGAGTAGCCTTTGGGAATGTAGGCTACGCCAAGGAAAAAGCAGCAACAGGTTATGGGGTTCAACTCCTTGTGGATTTAATTGAAAATTATCATTAA
- a CDS encoding RimK family alpha-L-glutamate ligase: MTKKVGILFGMEDTFPWAFIDKVNELGGGDIIAEPVTIDKLEQGADYGYAVIIDRISQDVPFYRAYLKNAALNGTYVINNPFWWSSDEKFFNNALMSKLGIPLPKTVLLPSHERPDNTSETSFRNLKFPHDWEYIFNYVGFPAYMKPHDGGGWKNVYRVENPDDLWNKLGETEQLVMMVQEEIIFDDYYRVYCLGRKYVHIMPYEPRNAPHLRYATTHQTEGKELEKLLKTIHDYTITMNEALGYDFNTVEFAVRDGIPYAIDFCNPAPDADRNSVGEENFAWIIEHAAKLAIEKAKEYVPGKPNITWGTFVKDSIK, translated from the coding sequence ATGACAAAAAAAGTAGGAATTCTTTTCGGTATGGAAGACACGTTTCCCTGGGCATTTATAGATAAAGTGAATGAACTGGGAGGTGGAGATATCATAGCTGAACCCGTTACCATCGATAAATTAGAACAGGGTGCAGATTATGGGTATGCGGTAATCATCGACAGAATTTCACAGGACGTTCCCTTTTACAGAGCATACCTGAAAAATGCCGCACTCAATGGCACTTATGTAATCAACAATCCGTTTTGGTGGAGTTCTGATGAGAAGTTTTTCAACAATGCCCTGATGTCTAAACTGGGAATCCCACTTCCTAAGACTGTTCTGCTTCCGTCACACGAAAGGCCAGACAACACTTCTGAAACTTCATTCAGAAACCTGAAATTTCCACACGACTGGGAATATATCTTTAATTATGTAGGATTTCCGGCATACATGAAACCTCACGACGGCGGTGGCTGGAAAAATGTATACAGAGTAGAAAATCCGGATGACCTTTGGAACAAATTAGGCGAAACGGAACAGCTGGTGATGATGGTACAGGAAGAAATAATCTTTGATGATTATTACAGAGTGTACTGTTTGGGCAGAAAATATGTTCACATCATGCCTTACGAACCAAGAAATGCACCTCATCTGAGATATGCTACTACGCACCAGACAGAAGGTAAAGAACTTGAAAAACTACTGAAAACTATTCATGATTATACCATTACCATGAATGAAGCATTAGGATATGATTTCAATACGGTAGAATTTGCAGTGAGAGACGGTATTCCTTATGCAATTGATTTTTGCAACCCGGCTCCGGATGCAGACCGAAATTCTGTAGGAGAAGAAAATTTTGCATGGATTATAGAACATGCTGCAAAACTGGCTATAGAAAAAGCTAAAGAATATGTTCCTGGGAAACCTAATATTACTTGGGGAACCTTTGTGAAAGATTCCATAAAATAA
- a CDS encoding glucose-1-phosphate adenylyltransferase, with product MNRNVISIVLGGGRGTRLFPLTYSRSKPAVPIAGKYRLVDIPISNCLNSGLNKILVLTQFNSASLNSHIKNSYHFDIFSKGFVDILAAEQNVENESWYQGTADAVRQSMKHLEKYDYDYILILSGDQLYQMDFREMLDFHIENGGDLTIATIPVNAKDATGFGILKSDDEGNITSFYEKPDYDMLEGLKSEVSAENKHTGKEFLASMGIYIFTKTILKKMFDEGAGDDFGKDIIPSSIGKYKTLSYQYEGYWTDIGTIESFYEANLDLCLDLPQFNLFSSSPIYTRARMLPPSKINGSYVSKAVFGDGCIIMADKIENSVIGNRTRIDKGSTIVNSYVMGADFYQNTTEIVLNDRAGRPNMGIGKYCYIEKAILDKNCYIGDNVKIIGGKHIPDGDYGTYSVQDGIVVVKKGAVIAPGTHVG from the coding sequence ATGAATCGAAATGTAATCTCCATAGTTTTAGGAGGAGGCAGGGGAACAAGATTATTCCCGTTAACATATTCCAGATCAAAACCGGCTGTGCCTATCGCGGGAAAATACAGGTTGGTAGATATTCCTATTTCAAACTGCCTGAATTCTGGATTAAATAAGATTCTGGTTTTAACGCAGTTTAATTCTGCTTCTCTCAATTCACATATTAAGAATTCTTATCACTTTGATATTTTCAGCAAAGGCTTTGTCGATATTCTGGCAGCTGAACAGAATGTAGAAAATGAAAGCTGGTATCAGGGAACTGCAGATGCCGTAAGACAATCGATGAAACATCTTGAAAAATATGATTATGACTATATCCTGATTCTTTCAGGAGATCAGCTGTATCAGATGGATTTCAGGGAAATGCTTGATTTCCACATTGAAAATGGAGGCGATCTTACTATTGCTACAATCCCTGTCAATGCAAAAGATGCCACAGGTTTTGGGATCTTAAAATCAGATGATGAAGGAAATATCACCTCTTTCTATGAAAAGCCGGATTATGATATGCTGGAAGGTCTGAAATCTGAGGTTTCAGCAGAAAATAAACATACAGGAAAAGAGTTCCTGGCTTCCATGGGAATCTATATTTTCACCAAGACTATCCTAAAAAAAATGTTTGATGAAGGAGCTGGTGATGATTTCGGAAAAGATATCATTCCGAGCTCTATTGGAAAATACAAGACACTAAGCTATCAGTATGAAGGATACTGGACAGATATCGGAACTATAGAATCTTTCTACGAAGCGAATCTGGATCTTTGTCTGGATCTGCCGCAGTTTAACCTTTTCTCTTCTTCACCCATTTATACCAGAGCAAGGATGCTTCCTCCGTCAAAAATCAACGGTTCTTATGTAAGTAAGGCTGTGTTTGGTGACGGATGTATCATTATGGCTGATAAAATTGAAAATTCAGTAATCGGGAACAGAACAAGAATAGACAAAGGAAGCACCATCGTAAATTCCTATGTGATGGGAGCCGATTTTTACCAGAATACCACAGAAATTGTGCTGAATGACAGAGCTGGCCGCCCTAATATGGGAATCGGGAAATATTGTTATATAGAAAAAGCAATCCTTGATAAAAACTGTTACATCGGTGACAATGTGAAAATCATCGGAGGAAAACATATCCCGGATGGCGACTATGGAACTTATTCCGTACAGGATGGGATTGTTGTAGTGAAGAAAGGCGCTGTAATTGCTCCGGGAACACATGTCGGATAA
- a CDS encoding alpha/beta hydrolase-fold protein, translated as MPHIEHTEYYSNILGTSLKVEVTGHYGHPIIMFPTSQGQYTQNHDFHLNGSINWFIEQGKVKLYNVQTIDSWSFYDDKISPQQRIRNYERYVQFLIKEFVPYIQKLHKTHRVAVAGASFGGYHAANFAFRFPDVVSHLFCLSGAFSIRNFMDGYSDEIVYFNCPREFVRNDEAWKYKHMHIVLSTSDQDICKEKNVEMSEILRLKGIDFWYDERKWIGHDWPLWRMVFPTFIGTFFS; from the coding sequence ATGCCTCATATAGAACATACAGAATATTATTCAAATATATTGGGAACAAGTCTCAAGGTAGAAGTGACCGGGCATTACGGCCACCCTATTATTATGTTTCCTACTTCCCAGGGACAATACACTCAAAATCATGATTTTCATCTTAACGGAAGTATCAACTGGTTTATAGAACAGGGAAAAGTAAAGCTTTACAATGTTCAGACCATTGACAGCTGGAGTTTTTATGATGACAAAATATCTCCTCAGCAAAGAATAAGAAATTATGAACGGTATGTACAGTTTCTGATCAAGGAATTTGTTCCCTATATTCAGAAACTTCATAAAACCCATCGCGTAGCAGTAGCCGGAGCAAGTTTTGGAGGCTATCACGCTGCCAATTTTGCTTTCAGATTTCCTGATGTGGTTTCTCATCTGTTTTGCCTTTCCGGAGCGTTCAGCATAAGAAATTTCATGGATGGCTATTCTGATGAAATCGTATATTTCAACTGCCCCAGAGAATTTGTAAGAAATGATGAAGCCTGGAAATACAAACACATGCATATTGTACTCAGTACTTCTGATCAGGATATCTGCAAAGAAAAAAATGTTGAAATGTCAGAAATTTTAAGGCTGAAAGGAATCGATTTCTGGTATGACGAAAGAAAATGGATAGGGCACGACTGGCCACTGTGGAGAATGGTCTTCCCAACCTTTATAGGAACATTTTTCTCTTAA